A region of Dioscorea cayenensis subsp. rotundata cultivar TDr96_F1 chromosome 5, TDr96_F1_v2_PseudoChromosome.rev07_lg8_w22 25.fasta, whole genome shotgun sequence DNA encodes the following proteins:
- the LOC120261353 gene encoding ATPase 10, plasma membrane-type: MDELEKPLLHPENFSRETIDLERLPLDEVFRLLRTSQDGLSSADAEARLSLFGPNKLEEKPENKVLKFLGFMWNPLSWVMEAAALMAIVLANGGGEGPDWQDFVGIVCLLILNSTISFIEENNAGNAAAALMAHLAPKAKVLRDGQWQEQDASILAPGDIISIKLGDIIPADARLLDGDPLKIDQSALTGESLPVTKKTGDQVFSGSTCKHGEIQAVVIATGVHTFFGKAAHLVDSTEVVGHFQKVLTSIGNFCICSIAIGMILEIIVMFPIQHRSYRDGINNLLVLLIGGIPIAMPTVLSVTLAIGSHRLSQQGAITKRMTAIEEMAGMDVLCSDKTGTLTLNRLTVDKNLIEVFNKDMDRDMVVLLAARASRMENQDAIDTAIVNMLSDPREARANITEVHFLPFNPVDKRTAITYFDSDGNWYRASKGAPEQILNMCHEKHEIAARVHEIIERFAERGLRSLGVAYQSVPERSKESVGGPWIFCGLLPLFDPPRHDSAETIRKALNLGVCVKMITGDQLSIAKETGRRLGMGTNMYPSSSLLGHNKDEHEALPVDELIEKADGFAGVFPEHKYEIVKILQEKKHICGMTGDGVNDAPALKKADIGIAVSDATDATRSAADIVLTEPGLGVIISAVLTSRAIFQRMKNYTIYAVSITIRIVLGFVLLALIWEYDFPPFMVLIIAILNDGTIMTISKDRVKPSPRPDSWKLKEIFATGIVIGTYLALVTVLFYWSIRKTNFYETHFHVRSLNNNEEEISSAIYLQVSIISQALIFVTRSQSWSFMERPGTLLMCAFVVAQMVATLIAVYAHISFASIRGIGWGWAGVIWIYSLIFYIPLDVIKFAVRYALSGEAWDLIFDRKTAFTLKKDYGKEEREAKWVRSQQNLATQTSFHFEINGRRSSMIAEQAKRRAEIARLGEIHTLRGHVESVVKLKNLDLNVIQAAHTV, from the exons ATGGATGAATTGGAGAAACCTTTGCTTCATCCCGAGAATTTTAGTCGGGAGACTATTGATTTG GAGAGACTACCACTGGATGAAGTATTTAGGTTACTGAGAACTTCACAAGATGGTCTTTCAAGTGCCGATGCTGAAGCAAGGTTGTCGCTTTTTGGGCCAAACAAACTGGAGGAGAAGCCG GAGAACAAAGTTTTGAAGTTTCTCGGTTTCATGTGGAATCCTTTGTCATGGGTCATGGAAGCTGCAGCATTGATGGCAATTGTTCTTGCAAATGGTGGA GGTGAGGGTCCGGATTGGCAAGACTTTGTGGGGATTGTTTGCTTGCTGATTCTCAATTCAACAATAAGTTTCATTGAGGAAAACAATGCTGGTAATGCCGCTGCAGCGCTTATGGCTCACCTAGCGCCAAAAGCAAAG GTTCTCAGAGATGGCCAATGGCAAGAACAAGATGCTTCTATTCTTGCACCAGGTGATATTATTAGCATTAAACTTGGTGATATTATACCGGCAGATGCCCGCTTGCTTGATGGAGATCCTCTGAAGATTGATCAG TCAGCTCTTACTGGTGAATCTCTTCCCGTGACAAAGAAGACAGGTGATCAGGTATTCTCTGGTTCAACGTGTAAACATGGAGAAATCCAAGCTGTTGTGATTGCAACTGGTGTTCACACTTTCTTTGGAAAAGCAGCACATTTAGTTGATTCTACTGAAGTTGTTGGTCATTTTCAGAAG GTTCTTACTTCCATTGGGAATTTCTGTATATGCTCAATAGCGATCGGAATGATTCTCGAAATCATTGTCATGTTTCCCATCCAGCATCGTTCATACAGAGATGGAATTAACAACCTCCTTGTTCTCTTAATCGGAGGAATCCCTATTGCCATGCCTACTGTTCTATCAGTTACTTTGGCAATCGGTTCTCATCGTCTTTCACAGCAG GGTGCAATTACCAAAAGGATGACAGCCATTGAAGAGATGGCTGGTATGGATGTTCTCTGCAGTGATAAAACTGGAACACTGACACTAAATCGCCTTACTGTGGACAAGAATCTCATTGAG GTGTTCAACAAGGACATGGATCGAGACATGGTTGTCTTGCTTGCCGCTAGAGCTTCGAGGATGGAAAACCAGGATGCAATTGATACTGCCATTGTTAACATGCTCTCTGATCCAAGAGAG GCACGAGCAAACATCACCGAAGTGCATTTCCTGCCTTTCAATCCTGTTGATAAACGGACAGCAATCACATACTTTGATTCTGATGGTAACTGGTATAGAGCTAGCAAAGGAGCTCCAGAACAG ATTCTAAATATGTGCCATGAAAAGCATGAAATTGCTGCAAGAGTTCACGAGATTATTGAAAGGTTTGCTGAACGAGGTCTGCGTTCACTTGGGGTTGCTTATCAG TCTGTTCCTGAGAGATCAAAAGAAAGCGTGGGAGGTCCCTGGATTTTCTGCGGTTTGTTGCCATTATTTGATCCTCCAAGACATGACAGTGCTGAAACAATTCGCAAAGCTCTAAATCTAGGTGTATGTGTCAAGATGATTACAG GCGATCAACTATCTATTGCAAAGGAGACTGGCCGACGTCTTGGCATGGGAACAAACATGTACCCTTCTTCATCATTATTGGGTCACAACAAAGATGAGCATGAAGCACTTCCTGTAGATGAGCTTATCGAGAAGGCCGATGGCTTTGCTGGAGTATTCCCTG AACATAAGTATGAGATTGTGAAAATTCttcaagaaaagaaacatatatgCGGGATGACTGGGGATGGAGTCAATGATGCCCCTGCTCTAAAGAAAGCTGACATTGGAATAGCGGTATCAGATGCTACAGATGCCACCAGGAGTGCTGCAGATATAGTCCTCACAGAGCCGGGACTAGGTGTTATTATCAGTGCCGTCTTGACAAGCAGAGCAATTTTTCAAAGAATGAAGAACTACACA ATATATGCTGTGTCCATAACCATTAGGATTGTG CTTGGTTTTGTGCTTCTTGCATTGATTTGGGAGTATGACTTCCCTCCCTTCATGGTTTTGATTATAGCTATACTAAATGACG GAACGATAATGACTATATCCAAGGACCGAGTGAAGCCGTCTCCAAGACCAGACAGTTGGAAGCTCAAAGAGATATTTGCGACAGGGATTGTCATAGGAACTTACCTTGCTCTTGTTACAGTCCTATTCTATTGGTCTATCAGAAAAACCAATTTCTATGAG ACTCACTTTCATGTGAGATCTCTCAACAACAATGAAGAGGAGATTTCGTCTGCTATATACCTGCAAGTTAGCATCATCAGTCAGGCTCTTATTTTTGTTACAAGAAGTCAGAGCTGGTCGTTCATGGAAAGACCTGGTACTCTCCTAATGTGTGCATTTGTTGTTGCACAAATG GTGGCAACTCTGATTGCTGTCTATGCACATATAAGCTTTGCTTCAATTCGAGGCATTGGTTGGGGGTGGGCAGGTGTTATCTGGATTTATAGTCTTATATTCTACATTCCCCTAGATGTGATAAAGTTTGCCGTTAGATATGCTCTAAGCGGAGAAGCATGGGATTTGATATTCGATAGGAAG ACAGCATTTACTTTGAAGAAAGATTATGGGAAGGAAGAGAGGGAGGCTAAATGGGTGCGTTCACAGCAAAATTTAGCAACCCAGACATCTTTTCACTTCGAGATCAATGGGAGGAGATCATCTATGATTGCTGAACAGGCCAAAAGAAGAGCCGAAATTGCCAG ATTAGGAGAAATACACACTTTAAGAGGACATGTAGAATCTGTTGTGAAGCTGAAGAATTTGGATTTGAATGTTATTCAAGCAGCTCATACAGTTTGA